From Hydractinia symbiolongicarpus strain clone_291-10 chromosome 12, HSymV2.1, whole genome shotgun sequence, one genomic window encodes:
- the LOC130622130 gene encoding uncharacterized protein LOC130622130, translating to MKCLLKTLSMVVFLSSVQCSVTVTGIKGRINYDEKAPDRMPTNSCLVKRLIHSIDGKQDVRETKVEEKPSKFIDDTYEFNFTKPDMVESKEYYLVQIVLNVGWCSKDGKTNKSKDFTSGSADRNRVILNGKVEDAKIVGPKVKLRPASEPEPDPTKPTTTKITKNTTNKPGRKTTESSGSAIVNVYCPRQCPTPCPSYGCPAGCCVQQAPIVPPPPPPPPLPPPPPPAPPPPVPLFPPPPPSCPPACTPNVYDTFQCYRGCTIIQPCDYPNCPPTCSPQCAQTCSPACNTQCCNNRPAHFG from the exons atgaaatgcttgttaaaaactttaagcatgGTTGTCTTTCTGAGCTCGGTGCAGTGTAGTGTTACCGTTACAGGAATTAAAGGTAGGATTAATTACGATGAAAAAGCTCCAGATCGTATGCCAACAAACTCATGCTTAGTAAAGAGACTAATACATTCAATAGATGGAAAACAAGACGTGCGTGAAACAAAGGTGGAAGAAAAGCCGTCTAAGTTTATCGATGATACTTAtgaatttaattttacaaaaccAGATATGGTGGAATCAAAGGAATACTATCTCGTACAAATTGTGTTAAATGTTGGATGGTGCTCAAAGGATGGAAAGACAAACAAGTCAAAGGATTTCACATCTGGTAGTGCAGACCGTAATCGGGTAATTCTTAATGGGAAAGTAGAAGATGCGAAAATTGTGGGACCAAAAGTTAAATTAAGACCAG CATCAGAACCAGAACCAGATCCTACtaaaccaacaacaacaaaaattactaAAAACACAACTAATAAACCTGGCAGGAAAACAACGGAATCGAGTGGATCAGCTATTGTTAATGTTTATTGTCCACGTCAGTGCCCTACACCATGCCCCTCTTATGGTTGCCCTGCTGGTTGCTGTGTGCAGCAAGCACCAATTGTTCCTCCCCCACCTCCCCCACCCCCTCTTCCTCCGCCTCCCCCACCAGCGCCTCCTCCACCTGTACCATTATTTCCACCCCCACCGCCGTCATGTCCCCCAGCGTGTACACCAAACGTTTACGACACCTTTCAATGCTATCGTGGATGCACCATTATTCAGCCATGCGACTACCCAAACTGTCCTCCTACTTGCTCTCCGCAGTGTGCTCAAACATGCAGTCCAGCCTGCAACACTCAATGTTGCAATAATCGACCTGCTCATTTTGGATAA